One part of the Pecten maximus chromosome 9, xPecMax1.1, whole genome shotgun sequence genome encodes these proteins:
- the LOC117334769 gene encoding uncharacterized protein LOC117334769, which yields MPRYGDDLWRLVQILPCRGDDLWRLVQILPRRGDDLWRLVQILPRRGDDLWRLVQILPRRGDDLWRLVQILPRHEDDLWRLVQILPRRGDDLWRLVQILPRRDDDLWRLVQILPRRGDDLWRLVQILPRRGDDLWRLVQILPRRGDDLWRLVQILPRPGDDLWGVVHILPRHGDDLWRLVQILPRRGDDLWRLVHILPRHGDDLWRLVPILPRRGDDLWRLVPILPRRGDDLWRLVPILPRRGDDLWRLVPILPRRGDDLWRLVQILPRRGDDLWRLVQILPRRGDDLWRLVHILPRRGDDLWRLVQILPRRGDDLWRLVPILPRRGDDLWRLVQILPRRGDDLWRLVQILPRHDDDLWRLVQILPRRGDDLWRLVQILPRRGDDLWRLVQILPRRGDDLWRLVQILPRRGDDLWRLVQILPRRGDDLWRLVQILPRRGDDLWRLVQILPRRGDDLWRLVQILLRRGDDLWGVVHILPRHGDDLWRLVQILPRHGDDLWRLVPILPRRGDDLWRLVPILPRRGDDLWRLVQILPRRGDDLWRLVQILPRRGDDLWRLVQILPRHDDDLWRLVQILPRRGDDLWRLVQILPRHDDDLWRLVQILPRRGDDLWRLVQILPRRGDDLRRLVQILPRHGDDLWRLVQILPRRGDDLWRLVQILQRYGDDLWRLVQILPRRGDGLWRLVQILPRRGDDLWRLVQILPRHGDDLWRLVQILPRRGDDLWRLVQILPRRGDDLWRLVQILPRRGDDLWRLVQILPRRGDDLWRLVQILPRRGDDLWGVVHILPGHGDDLWG from the coding sequence ATGCCACGCTATGGGGATGACttgtggagactggtacagatatTGCCATGCCGTGGGGATGACttgtggagactggtacagatatTGCCACGCCGTGGGGATGACttgtggagactggtacagatatTGCCACGCCGTGGGGATGACttgtggagactggtacagatatTGCCACGCCGTGGGGATGACttgtggagactggtacagatatTGCCACGCCATGAGGATGACTTGTGGAGGCTAGTACAGATATTGCCACGCCGTGGGGATGACttgtggagactggtacagatatTGCCACGACGTGATGATGACttgtggagactggtacagatatTGCCACGCCGTGGGGATGACttgtggagactggtacagatatTGCCACGCCGTGGGGATGACTTGTGGAGGCTAGTACAGATATTGCCACGCCGTGGGGATGACttgtggagactggtacagatatTGCCACGCCCTGGGGATGACTTGTGGGGGGTAGTACATATATTGCCACGCCATGGGGATGACttgtggagactggtacagatatTGCCACGCCGTGGGGATGACTTGTGGAGACTGGTACATATATTGCCACGCCATGGTGATGACTTGTGGAGACTGGTACCGATATTGCCACGCCGTGGGGATGACTTGTGGAGACTGGTACCGATATTGCCACGCCGTGGGGATGACTTGTGGAGACTGGTACCGATATTGCCACGCCGTGGGGATGACTTGTGGAGACTGGTACCGATATTGCCACGCCGTGGGGATGACttgtggagactggtacagatatTGCCACGCCGTGGGGATGACttgtggagactggtacagatatTGCCACGCCGTGGGGATGACTTGTGGAGGCTAGTACATATATTGCCACGCCGTGGGGATGACttgtggagactggtacagatatTGCCACGCCGTGGGGATGACTTGTGGAGACTGGTACCGATATTGCCACGCCGTGGGGATGACttgtggagactggtacagatatTGCCACGCCGTGGTGATGACttgtggagactggtacagatatTGCCACGCCATGATGATGACttgtggagactggtacagatatTGCCACGCCGTGGGGATGACttgtggagactggtacagatatTGCCACGCCGTGGGGATGACTTGTGGAGGCTAGTACAGATATTGCCACGCCGTGGGGATGACttgtggagactggtacagatatTGCCACGCCGTGGGGATGACTTGTGGAGGCTAGTACAGATATTGCCACGCCGTGGGGATGACttgtggagactggtacagatatTGCCACGCCGTGGGGATGACTTGTGGAGGCTAGTACAGATATTGCCACGCCGTGGGGATGACttgtggagactggtacagatatTGCTACGCCGTGGGGATGACTTGTGGGGGGTAGTACATATATTGCCACGCCATGGGGATGACttgtggagactggtacagatatTGCCACGCCATGGTGATGACTTGTGGAGACTGGTACCGATATTGCCACGCCGTGGGGATGACTTGTGGAGACTGGTACCGATATTGCCACGCCGTGGGGATGACttgtggagactggtacagatatTGCCACGCCGTGGGGATGACttgtggagactggtacagatatTGCCACGCCGTGGGGATGACttgtggagactggtacagatatTGCCACGCCATGATGATGACttgtggagactggtacagatatTGCCACGCCGTGGGGATGACttgtggagactggtacagatatTGCCACGCCATGATGATGACttgtggagactggtacagatatTGCCACGCCGTGGGGATGACttgtggagactggtacagatacTGCCACGCCGTGGGGATGACTTGAggagactggtacagatatTGCCACGTCATGGTGATGACTTGTGGAGGCTAGTACAGATATTGCCACGCCGTGGGGATGACttgtggagactggtacagatatTGCAACGCTATGGGGATGACTTGTGGAGACTAGTACAGATATTGCCACGCCGTGGGGATGGCttgtggagactggtacagatatTGCCACGCCGTGGGGATGACttgtggagactggtacagatacTACCACGCCATGGGGATGACttgtggagactggtacagatatTGCCACGCCGTGGGGATGACttgtggagactggtacagatatTGCCACGCCGTGGGGATGACttgtggagactggtacagatatTGCCACGCCGTGGGGATGACTTGTGGAGGCTAGTACAGATATTGCCACGCCGTGGGGATGACttgtggagactggtacagatatTGCCACGCCGTGGGGATGACTTGTGGGGGGTAGTACATATATTGCCAGGCCATGGGGATGACTTGTGGGGGTAG